One stretch of Sander vitreus isolate 19-12246 chromosome 16, sanVit1, whole genome shotgun sequence DNA includes these proteins:
- the rcl1 gene encoding RNA 3'-terminal phosphate cyclase-like protein isoform X1 codes for MGQWCKYFEASLIRLLDKVTNGSIIEINQTGTVLFYQPGLLYGGSVEHDCNLQRSVGYYLEALLMLAPFMKTSLKATLRGVTNDPTDPTVDMLKSTALPLMKKFGIDGEGFDLKVVKRGMAPGGGGEVVFTCPVRRTIKPVQLTDPAKIKRIRGVAYSVRVSPQMANRIVESARGILNQFIPDIYIYTDHMKGANSGKSPGFGLTLVAETLNGSFLSAEMSSMPQGQGDPMLPEDLGRDCAKLLLEEVHRGGCVDSSNQSLALLLMTLGQQDVSKVLLGPLSPYTIEFLRHIRDFFQLMFKIEVQKPSEDERKGGDKVLMTCVGVGYSNINKTIK; via the exons ATGGGACAGTGGTGTAAAT ATTTTGAGGCCAGCCTCATCAGACTGCTAGACAAAGTGACCAATGGCTCCATAATAGAGATTAACCAAACAG GTACTGTGTTATTCTACCAGCCTGGCTTGTTGTATGGTGGCTCTGTAGAACATGACTGTAACTTGCAGCGCTCGGTTGGCTACTATCTGGAGGCCCTGCTCATGCTGGCTCCATTCATGAAGACCTCTCTTAAGGCCACACTGAGGGGAGTCACCAACGACCCCACTGACCCGACG GTTGACATGCTGAAGTCCACAGCTCTCCCTCTGATGAAGAAGTTTGGCATTGATGGAGAGGGCTTTGATCTCAAG GTGGTGAAGAGGGGTATGGCGCCTGGTGGGGGAGGAGAGGTAGTTTTCACATGTCCTGTCCGCAGGACCATCAAGCCAGTGCAGTTGACTGACCCAGCAAAGATCAAGAGGATCAGAGGAGTGGC ATATTCGGTTCGAGTTTCTCCTCAGATGGCTAACAGGATAGTGGAGTCAGCCAGGGGCATCCTCAACCAGTTCATTCCAGACATCTACATCTACACCGACCACATGAAAGGAGCCAACTCTGGCAA GTCTCCAGGTTTTGGTTTGACCCTGGTGGCAGAGACGCTGAATGGTTCCTTCCTCAGTGCTGAGATGTCATCCATGCCGCAGGGTCAGGGAGACCCCATGCTACCAGAAGACCTTGGCAGGGACTGTGCCAAACTACTTTTGGAGGAGGTACATCGG GGTGGCTGCGTGGATTCATCCAATCAAAGCCTGGCACTGCTCTTGATGACCCTTGGCCAACAGGACGTGTCGAAGGTTCTGCTCGGACCCCTCTCCCCATACAC GATCGAGTTCCTCAGACACATTAGAGATTTCTTCCAACTCATGTTTAAGATCGAGGTTCAGAAGCCTTCGGAAGACGAAAGGAAAGGAGGGGACAAGGTCCTGATGACCTGTGTAGGAGTCGGTTACAGCAACATAAACAAAAccattaaataa
- the rcl1 gene encoding RNA 3'-terminal phosphate cyclase-like protein isoform X2, with product MASHGLAYDGCNFFRQRLVLSTLSGKRVKIKNIRSKDDNPGLRDFEASLIRLLDKVTNGSIIEINQTGTVLFYQPGLLYGGSVEHDCNLQRSVGYYLEALLMLAPFMKTSLKATLRGVTNDPTDPTVDMLKSTALPLMKKFGIDGEGFDLKVVKRGMAPGGGGEVVFTCPVRRTIKPVQLTDPAKIKRIRGVAYSVRVSPQMANRIVESARGILNQFIPDIYIYTDHMKGANSGKSPGFGLTLVAETLNGSFLSAEMSSMPQGQGDPMLPEDLGRDCAKLLLEEVHRGGCVDSSNQSLALLLMTLGQQDVSKVLLGPLSPYTIEFLRHIRDFFQLMFKIEVQKPSEDERKGGDKVLMTCVGVGYSNINKTIK from the exons ATGGCAAGCCACGGGCTCGCTTACGACGGCTGCAATTTCTTCAGACAGCGGCTAGTTTTATCCACACTCAGCGGGAAgcgtgttaaaataaaaaacatacgGTCTAAAGATGACAACCCGGGACTCCGCG ATTTTGAGGCCAGCCTCATCAGACTGCTAGACAAAGTGACCAATGGCTCCATAATAGAGATTAACCAAACAG GTACTGTGTTATTCTACCAGCCTGGCTTGTTGTATGGTGGCTCTGTAGAACATGACTGTAACTTGCAGCGCTCGGTTGGCTACTATCTGGAGGCCCTGCTCATGCTGGCTCCATTCATGAAGACCTCTCTTAAGGCCACACTGAGGGGAGTCACCAACGACCCCACTGACCCGACG GTTGACATGCTGAAGTCCACAGCTCTCCCTCTGATGAAGAAGTTTGGCATTGATGGAGAGGGCTTTGATCTCAAG GTGGTGAAGAGGGGTATGGCGCCTGGTGGGGGAGGAGAGGTAGTTTTCACATGTCCTGTCCGCAGGACCATCAAGCCAGTGCAGTTGACTGACCCAGCAAAGATCAAGAGGATCAGAGGAGTGGC ATATTCGGTTCGAGTTTCTCCTCAGATGGCTAACAGGATAGTGGAGTCAGCCAGGGGCATCCTCAACCAGTTCATTCCAGACATCTACATCTACACCGACCACATGAAAGGAGCCAACTCTGGCAA GTCTCCAGGTTTTGGTTTGACCCTGGTGGCAGAGACGCTGAATGGTTCCTTCCTCAGTGCTGAGATGTCATCCATGCCGCAGGGTCAGGGAGACCCCATGCTACCAGAAGACCTTGGCAGGGACTGTGCCAAACTACTTTTGGAGGAGGTACATCGG GGTGGCTGCGTGGATTCATCCAATCAAAGCCTGGCACTGCTCTTGATGACCCTTGGCCAACAGGACGTGTCGAAGGTTCTGCTCGGACCCCTCTCCCCATACAC GATCGAGTTCCTCAGACACATTAGAGATTTCTTCCAACTCATGTTTAAGATCGAGGTTCAGAAGCCTTCGGAAGACGAAAGGAAAGGAGGGGACAAGGTCCTGATGACCTGTGTAGGAGTCGGTTACAGCAACATAAACAAAAccattaaataa